The genomic region TGTGTTCGAGAGCCTAGCAATGTATCGATTATATGCCGAGACGGCCGACCGATGGCAGACGCGAGAGTCCCATCGTGGCGGGCGAGACAACGGATGGATCATAAGGAAGCAGTCGGGTTGCACCCTGACTCACCGCAGGATCTGTGCCGGGTGTGCGTATGGACAATAGCGACAGGTTCGAACGGTCGGCCACGACGACCAGACGAAGGGTGCTCAAAGGCATCGGTGCTGGCGTGAGTCTCACCGCGCTGGGAACCACTGTCAGCACCGGCCAGCAGTCAGACTACTGGACGGTTGTCGCACTGCCGGACACGCAGGTGTACGCCAAAGAGGGGACGCCCTACGCCAAGGATCAGACGCAGTGGATCGCCGACAACGCGGACGCGGAGAACATCGCGTTCGTCAGCCACGAAGGCGATGTGGTCGACCACGGCGACGACGACGCGGAGTGGCAGTACATGGATGCGGCCATGTCCACGCTCGATGGAGTGGTCCCATACGCTACCGTGACGGGTAATCACGACTACGCGACACTGTGGGACCGGAATTCCTCTATTGCCAAGTATCGGGAGTATTTCGGCCCGTCGCGGTACGATGGCCGGGACTGGTTCGGCGGGGCAGGCCCGACCAACGGCGACGAAGATCGAGACAACCTCAGCACCTACCAACTGTTTTCTGCCGGCGGCTACGACTTCCTCCATCTCGCCTTAGAGTGGGAGCCGCCGGGAACGGTGGGCGACCCGTCGACAACGCTGGGCTGGGCTCAGAGCGTCCTCGACCAGTATCCGAACCGGGCAACGATACTTACGACGCACTCGTATCTCCGCGACGAGCCACAGCGACGGACCCGAGAGTTGCAGGAAGCGAGCGAGGTCGGCAATACGGGTCAGACCGTCTGGGAAGACCTCGTCTCCCCAAACGGTCAGATATTCATGATTCTCTGTGGCCACTGGCACGATGGGGCGGGCAAGAGCGGCGGGGAGGCCCATCAGGTGTCGACAAACGGCGACGGCACAGCAGTGTACGAGCTGCTTGCGAACTACCAGTTCCGAAACGACGGCGGGCATGGTCTGCTTCGCCGCATCGAGTTCCGTCCGGGGGACGGTTCTGACGCCCCGGACCGGATCCAGGTCCGGACATCCTCGCCGAGCACAGACGAGGAACAGACCGACGACGACTCGCAGTTCGGGTTCGACCTCGACTTTGACGCCCGGTTCGGTTCGTCGTCCAAGACACCGGAACCAACGGCAACACCCGAGACGCCAGACGGACCGACGGCGACATTCCAGCAACGGACCGATGGCTACAGCGGGACGACTGACACGGTGATACGCGCTGCCGATCCAGAGGCGAGCTACAGCACTGCTGAGACGCTGTCTATCAGCGGCGGCGGCCCGGAGGGCTCGGGCAGTAGCACGCAGGCACTCCTCCGGTTCGATGGTATCATCGGTACAGACGGCGGGCAGATACCGCCCGGATCGGACGTGAAACAGGCCACTGTAGCGCTGGAAACATCGGACAAGGGTGATGGCGCAGCCGTCCACCGACTGCGAACAGACTGGAGCGCCGATTCAACGTGGGCGTCGCTGGACGGCGGCATCCAGGCGGACGGGTCCCAGGCCGTCGCCGATGCGGTCACACGAACCGATGCGGTAGAGACAGGTGAGACTTCGATTGATGTGACAGCGAGTGTGGAGGCATGGGCAAACGGTGCACAGAACGCAGGATGGGTGTTTCGTCCGCTCGGAAGCGACGGCTGGGATATCCAGAGCGCCGACAGCGACAGACCACCAACGCTGACCGTCAGCTACACCCCCGGAGAAACCGTGGCCGGCGATGCCGACGGCGACGGTGACGTTGACACTGGCGACGTAGACCGGATCCAGCGGTCGGTCGCCGGCGAGGACAGTGATATCGACCGGGATGCGGCAGACATCGACGGCGACGGTGATGTCGACATCGGCGATGCCGTTGCCGCCCAGAACTTGGCGGGAGGGGACCAATGAGAGCCAGCCGAACGCTTGTTATCGCCGTTGCCCTGACGGTCGTAGTCGGAACGCTCCCGGTGGCGGTCGCCACACTGGCACCGGGATCTGCAAGCGCGATTTCGCTCGGTGACACAGTTTCGGGAGCGCCCGACGACGCGATCTCCGTTGCGCCCGGTGAAACAGTCACCGTGCGGGTCTGGGCCAACACAACAGCAGTGCGTGGCTACCAGACCAACGTCACGTTTGACCCCACCATCGCGGAGATTGACAGCGTTGCCGGCAGCGACGACTTTGACAGCCCCGTCACGAACGTGAACAACGAGGCCGGCTGGGTCGCGTTCAACCAGCTTCGGTCCGAGGAGACAGACGACCCAGTTCTCGCCGAAATCACCCTCACAGTCCCGGCGGATGCGACCGGGACTACACAGCTCGCCTTCGTCGAAGCGGACACGAAACTGTCGAACAGCGACGGCGAGACTGTCGCACCTGAAGCGTTCAACAGTATTGAGCTACGTGTCGACAATGGTTCGGCGACTCCGACAGACACCGCGACACCGTCAGAAACGGACACGGCAACGGCTACGGAAGCAGTGACCGACACTGATGGCGGCGAAGATGGAAACGGTACTGACGGGTCTGATAGCAGCAACGACGGCGGTAGCAGCGATAGCGACGATGATGATGACAACGACAGTGGGGGCGGAGGCGGTGCTGTCTCCCCACCTGAACCATCGTTCTCAGTCATAAACACGTCGCTCAACAGAACATCGGTCGCGCCTGAACAGTCGGTCATGGTGTCCGGAACCATCGAGAATGCCGGTGACAGGGACGGGACGTTCGAAGCGCGTATCTATGATAACGGAACAGTGACTGGGAGGAATGCGAGCGTTGAGGTCCCGGACGGAGAACAGCGGCAGGTGAACCTCACAGTCCGGTTCAATACATCTGGTGTCCACGCCGTGAAACTCAACACAACCAGTGTGGGTAACGTAACCGTTCGAGCGGCAAACAGTACTACGAATGGGACGACGAATTCAGCCGGAAACGAGACCATGACTGAGACAGCAGCTAGGACCGTATCATCGACGCCAGGTTCGACAGCGTCGGCCACTGTAACCGACACCGAGACGGCCACCGCATCGCAGACTGCTGCACAGACGACAGCCTCGGACACCGGGACCAGCACGACAACGCCCGTTTCGGATACGCAGACGGCAACAACGGACGGCTCTGGCCCCGGCTTCAGTCTCACCGCCGTTGTCGTCTCGCTATCGCTATTGCTTGGCTGGCTCGGCCATCGACGGGACGGGAAGCAGTGACTCACGACGGCCGCCACGGCTACAGATAGCCAGTCGTTTCGACCACAGTCTACACGGTGAAAAGCTCAGCCCGGAAGCGGGTGTTACGACAGCCGGTTTTTGCGGAGAACATTCCTACGAGAAAATACCAGACGACCATGCAGATAGGGTGAGAGGGCCGCGTACCCGCAACAGCAACGATATGTGATCAGCTCGAAGTTCGCAGTACGCCAAGTGTGACGCTGTCGCTGCTCCATCGAATTCTACATGACGAAAATCTGGTATGGACTCGCCGGGATTTGAACCCGGGGCCTCTTCCTTGCGAAGGAAGCGATCTGCCACTGATCTACGAGCCCGCGTGGTCTGCCACTCGAACGCGGAGTTATAAAAACCCTGCGCGTGAGAGCGGCCTTCGATAGCGATTCACACTGTCCCGGCCAGCGGTTCGGACGGGTGGCACACCGACGCTGTCGCGAAGCGACAGCCCTCGGGGATCAGTCCTCGAGGACGATCTCGATGGAGACGTCGTTGGGAACCTGGATGCGCATCAGTTGGCGCAGTGCCCGTTCGTCGGCGTCGATATCGATGAGCCGCTTGTGGACGCGCATCTCCCAGTGTTCCCACGTCGCAGTCCCCTCACCGTCGGGGGATTTGCGGCTGGGAACCTCCAGCGTCTTGGTTGGGAGCGGAACCGGACCGGAGAGTTCGACACCGGTCTTGTTCGCTATCTCCCGCACGTCCGCGCAGATGTCGTCAAGGTCCTCGGGGCTTGTGCCCGCGAGCCGAACGCGTGCCTGCTGGGACATACGTTATCGCTCGTTGACGCTGAGGACTTTGCCGGCGGCGATGGTCTGACCCATGTCGCGGATAGCGAACGATCCGAGCTCCGGGATCTCGGAGGACGGCTCGATGCTGAGTGGCTTCTGTGGGCGGACCGTCACGACGGCGGCGTCCCCGTTCTGGATGAAGTCGGGGTTCTCCTCGGCGACCTCACCGGAGGACGGGTCGATCTTCTTGTCGATGGACTCGACGGTACAGGCGACCTGTGCCGTGTGAGCGTGGAAGACCGGCGTGTAACCCTCGGTGATGACGGACGGGTGCTGCATCACGACGATCTGGGCCTGGAAGGTCTCGGCGACCGATGGCGGGTCGTCAGCCGGACCACAGACGTCACCGCGTCGGATGTCGTCCTTGCCGACGCCACGGACGTTGAACCCGACGTTGTCACCGGGCTCGGCCTTCGGGACTTCCTCGTGGTGCATCTCGACGGTCTTCACTTCACCGGAGACATCAGACGGCTGGAAGCTGACGTTGTCGCCGGTGTTCAGGATACCCGTCTCGACACGGCCAACCGGGACCGTCCCGATACCGGAGATGGTGTAGACGTCCTGAATCGGCAGTCGGAGCGGCGCGTCCGTCGGCGGCTCCGGAGCCGGCAGGTTGTTGAGTGCTTCCAGCAGGATTTCGCCGTCGTACCAGTCCGTGTTCTCGGATTCCTCGGCGACATTGTCGCCTTCGAACGCCGAGAGCGGAATGAACTTGGCGTTGTCAGGGTCGAAGCGGACCTGCGTGAGGAGATCCTTGACCTCTTCGACGACCTGCTTGTACTCAGACTCGCCGTAGTCGACGAGGTCCATCTTGTTGACACCGACGACGAGTTCGCCGATGCCCAGGGTGCGGGCCAGGAACACGTGCTCCTGAGTCTGCGGCTGGACACCGTCGTCGGCGGCGACGACCAGGACAGCGTTGTCTGCCTGGGACGCGCCGGTAATCATGTTCTTCACGAAGTCGCGGTGACCAGGACAGTCCACGATGGTGAAATCGTAGGCGTCAGTGCTGAATTCCTGGTGGGCGATGTCGATGGTGACACCACGCTCACGCTCTTCGGCGAGGTTATCCATGACGTAGGCGAACTCGAAGCCGCCCTTGCCCTTCTCCTCGGCTTCTTCCTTGTGCTGTTCGATGACGTGCTCCGGTACCGATCCTGTCTCGTACAGGAGTCGGCCGACGAGCGTGCTCTTCCCGTGGTCGACGTGGCCGATAATGGCCAGGTTCTGGTGTTGTTCGTCGCTCATTGTTATCTCTCACGCGCAGAGGCGCTGTATCGGGTTTATTAGCTGGTGGTTCATAAAACGATTTCGAAAGCGTGTAAGCGTCAGGCCGTCGCTTTCTTGCGATTCGGCACTCCATGGCATGGTAGTATGGCACCTGATAGCTTGGGCAGAGAAACAACCGATACCAGCAGTCACAGCCGAATTACTGTCTTTTGGAGTGGCAAGCAGACTAGTAGCTGTGAAAGACTGCGAATGCAGAGGGCAATGTGGTCGCGCTGGAAATTCTGCTATCCCGTTACAGTCGACCGATATCAGCGAGTACCGCGCTCGCCGTCTCCGGCCCGCCAGCACCGCGGCCGGAGATGTTGAGCTGGCCGGCGTGTTCAGTCTCTAGCTGGGCAATATTCCGGGTCCCGGAGACGGCAAGCGGCGCGTTGTCCGGAACGAGCCGCGGGCCGACACGGACGGACCCCTGAACGACCTCGGCGATAAGCCGGACGGTCCGACCGTCCGCCCGCGCGAGTTCGAGCGCGCTGCCGGAGATTTCCTGAATCCCAGTCACTTCAGCGTCGTCGAGCGTGTACTCCGTTTCATCGTCTGACAGGACGTTCGCGATGATGACGCCTTTCAGCGCTGCGTCAGTCCCATCCACATCGAAGGTCGGGTCGGCCTCGGCGACGCCCAGATCCTGCGCTTCCGCGAGGACGTGCTCGTAATCGAGGCCCTCGGTCGCCATCCGCGAGAGGATGAAGTTCGCCGTGCCGTTGAGCACCCCGCGGACGGCAGTGATATGGCTCGGGTCAAAGTCATCGATGGTCGAGAGGACCGGCATCGCACCACCGACAGTCGCCTCGAACAGCACGTTCCCCTCGCTTTCGCGTTCCAGCGCACGAACGTCGGCGTACCGCTCGGCGACCGGACCTTTGTTCGCCAGCACAGCGTGGCGGTCCCGCTCGAGCGCGGCTTGGATATGGCCGAAGCCGGGTTCGGCGTCACCGAGCGTCGTCGGCGTCGCCTCGACAAGCACGTCGTACTCGGCCGAAAGCGCGTCCTCGGGTGCATCGTTCCCGACCACGCCGTCGGTTCGCTTCCGGTCAAGCACTGCAGCAGTGTCGATACCGGCGCTATCGACGACGGCGCTACTGGAGTCAGCGAACGCGGTGACCGAGTGGCCGTGATCGCTCGCCAGTTCGGCGACAGAGGAGCCGACGGCGCCGGCTCCGATAACGGCGAGTCTCATGCCTCACCTCCCGCGGCGAGCGGTTCGATGACGTGGAGTCCCTTCTCGTCAGCAACAGCACGAATGGCGGCCATCGTCTCATCGACCGCCCCTTCCTCCGTCGCCAGTCGGATGCGCGCGCTGGAGGCATCGTCCGTGCCCTCGGGTGCCGACAGCGAGAGATCGGTTACGGTCGCGTCCGTCGATTTGTGAATCCGCGAGAGCGTATCAGAGAGGTCGGTGTTGACGAGGTGGCCGGTAAGAATGATCGTCAGCGCCTCGCTGTACTGCTCGGCCCCGGCCTGAATGACGTTGATGCCCGCGTCCCGGAGTGCATCGACGATTCCGTCGAACCGATCGGGGGACGCCTCCAGGTCGACCTCCACGGGGATGTGTCCCCGCGGGGTCACGTTCCCCCGCTCGTGGAAGATAGAGAGGAGGTTCCCGCCGTTGTTGGCGATGGGCTCGAGCGCCCGCAGCAGTTCGCCCGGTTCGTCGACCAGTTCCAGCCGAACTGTGTAGGACCGTACCTCGTCGGTCGAGTCGCTCATCGCCCGCTCACCTCCTGAGTATCTCGGCTCATTGTGGATG from Haloarcula sp. H-GB4 harbors:
- the rpsJ gene encoding 30S ribosomal protein S10; amino-acid sequence: MSQQARVRLAGTSPEDLDDICADVREIANKTGVELSGPVPLPTKTLEVPSRKSPDGEGTATWEHWEMRVHKRLIDIDADERALRQLMRIQVPNDVSIEIVLED
- a CDS encoding cohesin domain-containing protein, with protein sequence MRASRTLVIAVALTVVVGTLPVAVATLAPGSASAISLGDTVSGAPDDAISVAPGETVTVRVWANTTAVRGYQTNVTFDPTIAEIDSVAGSDDFDSPVTNVNNEAGWVAFNQLRSEETDDPVLAEITLTVPADATGTTQLAFVEADTKLSNSDGETVAPEAFNSIELRVDNGSATPTDTATPSETDTATATEAVTDTDGGEDGNGTDGSDSSNDGGSSDSDDDDDNDSGGGGGAVSPPEPSFSVINTSLNRTSVAPEQSVMVSGTIENAGDRDGTFEARIYDNGTVTGRNASVEVPDGEQRQVNLTVRFNTSGVHAVKLNTTSVGNVTVRAANSTTNGTTNSAGNETMTETAARTVSSTPGSTASATVTDTETATASQTAAQTTASDTGTSTTTPVSDTQTATTDGSGPGFSLTAVVVSLSLLLGWLGHRRDGKQ
- the tuf gene encoding translation elongation factor EF-1 subunit alpha translates to MSDEQHQNLAIIGHVDHGKSTLVGRLLYETGSVPEHVIEQHKEEAEEKGKGGFEFAYVMDNLAEERERGVTIDIAHQEFSTDAYDFTIVDCPGHRDFVKNMITGASQADNAVLVVAADDGVQPQTQEHVFLARTLGIGELVVGVNKMDLVDYGESEYKQVVEEVKDLLTQVRFDPDNAKFIPLSAFEGDNVAEESENTDWYDGEILLEALNNLPAPEPPTDAPLRLPIQDVYTISGIGTVPVGRVETGILNTGDNVSFQPSDVSGEVKTVEMHHEEVPKAEPGDNVGFNVRGVGKDDIRRGDVCGPADDPPSVAETFQAQIVVMQHPSVITEGYTPVFHAHTAQVACTVESIDKKIDPSSGEVAEENPDFIQNGDAAVVTVRPQKPLSIEPSSEIPELGSFAIRDMGQTIAAGKVLSVNER
- a CDS encoding DNRLRE domain-containing protein translates to MDNSDRFERSATTTRRRVLKGIGAGVSLTALGTTVSTGQQSDYWTVVALPDTQVYAKEGTPYAKDQTQWIADNADAENIAFVSHEGDVVDHGDDDAEWQYMDAAMSTLDGVVPYATVTGNHDYATLWDRNSSIAKYREYFGPSRYDGRDWFGGAGPTNGDEDRDNLSTYQLFSAGGYDFLHLALEWEPPGTVGDPSTTLGWAQSVLDQYPNRATILTTHSYLRDEPQRRTRELQEASEVGNTGQTVWEDLVSPNGQIFMILCGHWHDGAGKSGGEAHQVSTNGDGTAVYELLANYQFRNDGGHGLLRRIEFRPGDGSDAPDRIQVRTSSPSTDEEQTDDDSQFGFDLDFDARFGSSSKTPEPTATPETPDGPTATFQQRTDGYSGTTDTVIRAADPEASYSTAETLSISGGGPEGSGSSTQALLRFDGIIGTDGGQIPPGSDVKQATVALETSDKGDGAAVHRLRTDWSADSTWASLDGGIQADGSQAVADAVTRTDAVETGETSIDVTASVEAWANGAQNAGWVFRPLGSDGWDIQSADSDRPPTLTVSYTPGETVAGDADGDGDVDTGDVDRIQRSVAGEDSDIDRDAADIDGDGDVDIGDAVAAQNLAGGDQ
- a CDS encoding homoserine dehydrogenase codes for the protein MRLAVIGAGAVGSSVAELASDHGHSVTAFADSSSAVVDSAGIDTAAVLDRKRTDGVVGNDAPEDALSAEYDVLVEATPTTLGDAEPGFGHIQAALERDRHAVLANKGPVAERYADVRALERESEGNVLFEATVGGAMPVLSTIDDFDPSHITAVRGVLNGTANFILSRMATEGLDYEHVLAEAQDLGVAEADPTFDVDGTDAALKGVIIANVLSDDETEYTLDDAEVTGIQEISGSALELARADGRTVRLIAEVVQGSVRVGPRLVPDNAPLAVSGTRNIAQLETEHAGQLNISGRGAGGPETASAVLADIGRL
- a CDS encoding amino acid-binding protein — translated: MSDSTDEVRSYTVRLELVDEPGELLRALEPIANNGGNLLSIFHERGNVTPRGHIPVEVDLEASPDRFDGIVDALRDAGINVIQAGAEQYSEALTIILTGHLVNTDLSDTLSRIHKSTDATVTDLSLSAPEGTDDASSARIRLATEEGAVDETMAAIRAVADEKGLHVIEPLAAGGEA